One stretch of Amycolatopsis sp. NBC_00345 DNA includes these proteins:
- a CDS encoding O-acetyl-ADP-ribose deacetylase: MGDMSVIELVLGDITAQEVDVVVNAANSSLLGGGGVDGAIHRKGGPEILAACRDLRAGHYGKGLKTGQAVATTAGRLPARWVVHTVGPVWSAEEDRSSLLADCHRNSLRVAEELGAQSVAFPAISTGVYRWPLPDAARIAVATVHETLAPEIKTVRFVLFDQAAYDVFAAAL, from the coding sequence ATGGGTGACATGAGCGTTATCGAGCTGGTTCTCGGCGACATCACGGCCCAGGAGGTGGACGTGGTGGTCAACGCGGCGAACTCGTCGCTGCTCGGCGGTGGCGGGGTCGACGGCGCCATCCACCGCAAGGGCGGCCCGGAGATCCTGGCCGCCTGCCGGGACCTGCGCGCCGGCCACTACGGCAAGGGCCTGAAGACGGGACAGGCGGTGGCCACGACGGCGGGACGGCTGCCGGCCCGCTGGGTCGTGCACACGGTCGGCCCGGTCTGGTCCGCGGAGGAGGACCGCTCGTCCCTGCTGGCCGACTGCCACCGCAACTCCCTCCGAGTCGCCGAGGAGCTGGGCGCCCAGAGCGTGGCGTTCCCCGCGATCTCGACGGGCGTCTACCGCTGGCCGCTGCCCGACGCGGCCCGCATCGCGGTGGCGACCGTCCACGAGACACTCGCGCCGGAAATCAAAACGGTCCGCTTCGTCCTCTTCGACCAGGCCGCCTACGACGTTTTCGCCGCCGCCCTGTGA